Part of the Vigna angularis cultivar LongXiaoDou No.4 chromosome 1, ASM1680809v1, whole genome shotgun sequence genome, CAAACTTTCAAAAAATGGTGGATTGCACATAGAAAAATCAAACTTCTCACCATCCCTGACCACACCAACAAGTATGGGAGGTCCACGATAACTCTTATTCTCACAGGCATGCAAATCAAGAGGCAAAGGAGCTACATCCATATCAGTTTTTTTGCACAAAGTTATCTGGTCACTGTTCACTAAATCTTCAACTTCCACACAGGGAGCATTATTGTCTTGAACCCTTCTGATTTCAATCAGATGAGAAATATGTGGATTACTACTAACATTTTTTTCTGCCCACTCAATTGCTACATCAGTCACATCTGCAGTCGGTCAATGAAAgcaaatttaaatatcaattttgacAACAGTTACACAAACTAGACTGCCAAAAACAATGAATAAAACTTGgacaaattttcttattttatttttgggaaTCCAAGGTATCCCAAGATGAGAGGTGAGAACTAATCCCTTGAGATACTAAAATTCATCTTTTAGCCTAAACCTCCAACAACATTCTTAAGGGGCATTGTCACACCATGTTGGTGTTCCTTACATGCTTGTGGATGACTTTCAATACCCAGGGTATCCACAGTTGAAGGTCAAGAATTAATCCTTCGAGGTACTAAAGTTCATCCACAGTTGAAGGTCAAGAATTAATCCTTCGAGGTACTAAAATTCATCCAAGAGATTGACCTATCCCAATAGatatattttcacaaaaattgACTAGAGATTGAATCCCTGGCCCCATGCCTAACCGACAGATTTATTACCTACTAACCATGTGAAACAAAATTGGTGTTCCTAGTGtgcttttgattatattttctaatgaaaattaaaaatttacctAGCAATCTTTACAATCCTTCATTGGGCACATTGAAAGactaaagtttaaattttaatagaaaaataacatcaaaatcATATAGAGTTACATCTAACTCATATAATTTTGTCGAAAACAATATACCTGATCCAACAAAACTCCAGCCATGGAGGGAAGCACCAAGAAGAGGGTAAATGCAACTAGCTCCAGTTCCTATGTCGAATCCCCTGACCTTGGAATCACTTGAAATGTTCCCAGGAATCATGTTAGATAAAAGAAGATGTTCAAGCCAGTGAATGTAATTGGAGCGGTTGGGCACAGTGGGACAGAGTTGTCCATCGGGAATCCACCTACCAAACAGATAGCATCAGCAACAATATCAATATATGATTTAGCAGTGAGAGAGACATAGACAGACACAAACCAAGTCAAAGTGTGACGATGATGGAGCAAGATTCGTGTGAGTTCACGTGTGGCGTTGAAGTCAGTCCAATCAATGGTGAGGCGCATATGAGAAGGTGAGGGTTGGACGAATGACTGGAAGGAAGGGTAGAGAATTGCCAAATGAGCAAAGTCTGGTTGGCTTTCTGAATATACAATGTCATTGCTTTCTTGTTGCTGTTtgtttctcttccttttcttgcTCCCACCCATGTCTCTCAATCCAACCCTTTCAACtttcaaacacaactttttgtttcttttcacaTTCACACAATGTTCAAGGTTGTGGATTGAAATTGAGAGCACATTGTATGAAGTCAAGGTGCCATTTGCACATTTTCCTCGTCAGAACTGGTGTGGTGTGCAAGATTTTAAAACCCGCctgttgtttttaataaatatcaacTAAACTTCATTTCCCATGTGCGAATTTGACTTAGTTATGGAAAAGTGTTAAGTGCCTGAAGATATTGTACCATTTTAGTTAGATAAATTCACTAAAATTCAATCTTCAATGTTGTAaatttttggtaaaaaaaatgcatatacAAGATGGCATACCAACATGAATAAAATTAGTAATTGAGGTTTTAAggcttttttaaattataagacATCTCTAATGGAAGTTTTTCTCCAATGGatggtttatttatttaaatcagAAAAAAGAATCGTACAATAAATAGAGGGGATTTGGTATCTTCTATTAACAAAGATATgacacataaataaataaataaatcctaATAACACATATAATCTagatattcttgattatataaaatcaactacttatttctataattataacaaCTGCAAAATGGTACTTGAGGACGAAACCTCCACTACAAGGGTAGAGGAAGACTAAAAAGTAGAGGGAAGAAATATAATCCGAGAAGAAAACAATCTCTAGTACACTGGTCTAACCCCCTGTCATTTGTCCCAAACTTTGCATGGAACCCCAGTCACCATAATGCTCATACTGAAAGTCTAAAACCAAATCAAATGAAGAACTTTCAAGCAAAATATGTTTAGTCTGTAGGCTTCCACTTTTCTTAGTTGTTTAGGCTAAAACACAATTTTGGTTCCCCAATGTTTTCAATCCCCAAGTCTGatactcttatttaaaaaacagaaatatttaaaatcactaattttaaaaaactaggTGACTAAATGTCCCTATTTTGAAATGGGGATACAAAATTGGCCTTTTAGCCtgaattttattatgtaataaatcTTAAACTGACAAGTGGATAGTGatccaaattttaaataactccCTTCATTGAGATATCATTGGGGAATGCATTGAGAATcacataaaagaattattttgtaAGACACTTTTTTTCATGGATTAGATCCCCTCTTCAATAGGAAAATGAGTTATTCTGAAAAGAGCACAAAGCACCCTCAAACAACCAGTCTCATTACCAACTTACTTGGCACAACTCACACGACATAACTAAAAATCATCATAGGttcaaaagaagaggatttggagaaaaccatatatttatgttgAAACATGTAACATTTTGCACCATCAAAGATGCCACACCATCAAAGATGCCACACCATAATCCcgaaaaaaaattacaccaaAAACCTTTCCCTTACCATCCCAAAATTAACTACTGAGGAGAAGCGCCAAGATGTCTTGGAACCACCACTATACCCCTTTTATGCAAGACAATAATGTATTCTTCCAATTTTGATGAAACATCCACATGAACAGTAAGAGACTAAGGAAGAAGTACTAGTAACATCATAATAGTGCTTTGATATGACTACTTTCATATCATTACGTACTCATTGTATAATTATTCTTTTCCATCATAGCggttaagagaaaaataataggGAATATTGATTTTCTAACACTTTCAATTCTGGTATGCAAGAAAAACAATGAACTTAGTGAAGCAAAAGCAGGCAATATTCACGTGACCCAATTCATCCAATGTTCATAGatattgttggaagtcccacatcgactagagataaggccaatttataatatataagtgaggtgcaaacctcaccttacaagccggttttgtggggatgagttaggcataaactcactttctaatatggtatcagagccatggttagagcctatcctagcgagttctaagtgggcattctattcttctattccacccgctatcgggccgctattggaccacccaatttctactatcacgcacgagatgtctatacctcggcgtgaagggggtgtgttggaagtcccacatcgactagagataaggccaatttataatatataagtgaggtgcaaacctcaccttacaagccggttttgtggggatgagttaggcataaactcactttctaatagaTATCATAGATTCATGCTATCATGTTGAAACTTCAATTCTATGATGCACGGGAACTTCTTGCAAAGTTATCTTTGAAACTTGATTTGATACCCCTCATTATTCCAATTTAGTTCACATTATAAAGCATCAATCACTAGAGATTGACTGCAAAACTATGTACACTGCAGAACAAACAGAAAACAAGTACAAGCATTCgtcaaacaattcaaatagCATGCTTCATCTATTTGCCCCAAGAATGATCCAAATTTAtctaataatcataaacatatCAGGCCCAACAAAAAACCCATGTAAAAACCATCTTCCAGGAATGAAAAGGataattttcatctttttggACTAATGGACTAATCCACAACCTAAAATCTTTTGAGGCCAAAATGGTGTTTTACTCAGCACTTAATTTTTCTAGTACCCTTATAACCCTAGATCCCCACCAAGGAACTAGCAGTACGCTGCCACACCCTTTTGTAGCATAAACTGCATAAAGTTGGCAATGGAAGATAGCAGTTGACAATGACATCTAAACTAAATGCTACACCTAGTATCACCCTGAAAAAATCACTATCCTCTAATATGTACATATAAACTCCCTTGGCATAACAACCAAAGAGACACCACTAATTCTCAGGAAGAGGCTATGAAGAAAACCATAAATCTATGCTTAAACATAAAACAGTTTGCACCATCAAAATATGCCACACCATAATCCTGAAAAACAATTacaagaaaatcattaaaatccCTGACCAtcccaaaattaaataatgagaAGAACCAAGATGTCTTGCAACAAGCACAATACTCCTTCCCACAAGACAATAATGCATTTTTCCCATTTTCATAAAGCATCCGCAATAAAAATACAGACTTAGGAACAATATATGGATATTCATTATAGCACTGCTTTGCTACAACTACTTTCATTTCATTCCGCACTCACAGTATAATTATTGTTGTCTATCAGAGTAGTTAAGAGGAAAATAACAAGAATACAACAATTATAGTGAAGCAAACGCGAGCCAGACTCAACATTCACATGACCCATTCCAGACTTTGTTCATAGACGTCATAGATTAATATTATCATATCCAAACCTCACCATGATGCACGGGAGCTTCATTTGTAAAGTTTTCTTTCAAACTTGATTTGATATTCCTCATTGTTCCAACTTAGTTGGTATTATAATGCATCATTCACTAGAGATTAATCGCAATACTATATACACTGTATAACAAACAGAAAACAAATACAAGAATTCATCAAAAATTACATAACCTGCTTCATCTATTTGCCTCAATAATTTTTCAATGTTACCATATAAAAACAAATCTATCAGTCCAAATCAAAAGCCTTGTAAATATCATTTTCCACGaatgaaaagaataattttcATCTCTTTGGACTAACCAACCAACCCAAAATCTTCAGAGGCCAAAATGGTGTTTTACTCAGCACTTAATTTTTCTCATACCCTTAACCTTACATATCCCACCAAGGAACTAACATTCACCTGCCTACACTTTTTTGTAAACTACCTAGAGCTGGCAATGGTAGATAACAGTTAAAATGACATCTAATCTCGGTGCCACACCATAAG contains:
- the LOC108319107 gene encoding uncharacterized protein LOC108319107; the protein is MGGSKKRKRNKQQQESNDIVYSESQPDFAHLAILYPSFQSFVQPSPSHMRLTIDWTDFNATRELTRILLHHRHTLTWWIPDGQLCPTVPNRSNYIHWLEHLLLSNMIPGNISSDSKVRGFDIGTGASCIYPLLGASLHGWSFVGSDVTDVAIEWAEKNVSSNPHISHLIEIRRVQDNNAPCVEVEDLVNSDQITLCKKTDMDVAPLPLDLHACENKSYRGPPILVGVVRDGEKFDFSMCNPPFFESLEEAGLNPKTACGGTSREMVCPGGERAFITRIIEDSTQLKQHFRWFTSMVGKKSNLKYLVSKLWGVGVSIVKTTEFVQGRTYRWGLAWSFLPPVQKSSISLSNKKNTSFTLEGLQRQHGAINVLESVKSHFSSYGLSCSLNTSSFTVDVAVTKDECDSILRNELTIVNDSTDCQPTRETSNESSLNFSLERLCFRISVFQQIPGTLLVKGSLQDKDSPLSGAFSVIFRKLEEALRSKF